The genomic stretch AGTGAGGTATGCCTGGGAGAATGCAGGTGCAGGTGTGTGAGTTACTTGTGCCCTCACCTTCCATGGCACCTCTATGCCCTCCCCCCTGGTTACCTGTGCACACATCTTCCCTGGTacttcacacacacaccatccctgGGTACCTGTGTATTCACCATCCCCCTGTGTGCCCACCTCTATGGGAACCCGTGTGCCCACCCTCTGTGGGTACCTGTGCACCCACCATCCCTGGGTACCTGTGTGCCCACCCTCTGTGGGTACCTGTGCCCTCACCATGCCGGGTATCTGTGCACCCACCCTCCCTGGGTACCCGTGCACCCGCCATTCCTGGATATCTGTGTGCCCACTGTCCCTGGGTACCTGTGTCCTCACCATTCCGGGGCACCTGTACACGCACTGTCCCTGTACCCCCACCTTCCCTTGGTACCCATACCCTCTGTCCCTGTACCCCCACCTTCCCCGGGTACCTGTGTGTACACCCATTGTCCCTGTATCCCCATCCTCCCGTGGTACCTGTGTACCCCCACCCTCCCCGGGTACCTGTGTGTACACCcaccctccctgtgcccctACCATCATCGGCTATGCACACCCACTGTACCCCCACCCTCCCCGGGTACCTGTGTGTACACCcaccctccctgtgcccctACCATCATCGGCTACGCACACCCACTGTACCCCCATCCTCCCGTGGTACCTGTGTACCCCCACTGTGCCCCCATCCTCCCCGGGTACCTGTATGTCACCCACTGTCCCTGTACCCTCACCCTCCCGTGGTACCTGTGTACCCCCGCCCTCCCCGGGTACCTGTGAACCCCCGCCCTCCCCGGGTACCTGTGTACCCCCACTCTCCCCGGGTACCTGTGTGTACACCCATTGTCCCTGTACCCCCATCCTCCCGTGGTACCTGTGTACCCCCACTCTCCCCGGGTACCTGTGTACCCCCACCCTCCCGTGGTACCTGTGTACCCCCACTCTCCCCGGGTACCTGTGTACCCCCACTCTCCCCGGGTACCTGTGTACCCACACCCTCCCCGGGTACCTGTGTACCCCCGCCCTCCCCGGGTACCTGTGTACCCCCGCCCTCCCCGGGTACCTGTGTACCCCCACTCTCCCCGGGTACCTGTGTACCCCCGCCCTCCCCGTACCCGCTCCCACGTCCGTGGGCTCCTGGTGCCACCTGGTGGCCGTGCCCGAGGGTGCCCGGGGTGGCTGCCACGGGAAATGTCCCAACCTGTCCCCGCAGGGACCTTTGCGCTACCCCCAAGAGAGCGGAGTGCGGCCCGCGCCTCTCCTCAAACCAAAACCGGGCCGAACCCCGCGTCCCAGCCCGCCGGAGCTCAGGGCAAAGCTCTCTGCActccccctgggcagggaggtggcGGGGAGACTCCCGAGCAGAGCTTGGCCGTGGCTTCCCGGGGGTTTTGCTGCTCGATGtactccagcacagctgggagtgGGGGTTTTCTCCCCGGGCAGTGGGGCGATGGCAGTGGAGAGGACCGGACCCCCGGATGGGCTTGGAGGAGAGTCCAGGACCCCGGCACGGACACAGGGGCTCGGAGAGGAGTCCTggatgcagggctgggcacacgAGCTCAGAAGGGAACCGGCCCCATGACCAGCTAGGCCACCTGAGCAAAGCTTTGATTGAATAACCCCCACATCATCCAGTGCCTGGTGAAGAACGGCAGGAACAGTTTGTAGCCGGGAACCCCTTCCTGCTGGAGCGTCCCACCCATCCACACTACGGACGGTGTACAGCCCCAGGCCCCAGAGCTGCGGGTCCcagcccttctcctgccactgGGGTAGAGCTGACTGCATCCTCCCTCTGTGGATGGAGTGGGAGCAGAATGCTGTCCACGCTCTCCCCCAGCAGTCACAGCCATGTCCTCAGTCCTCTGCCCGACAGCCAAAGCccctgcagtgtcccagcaTCTACAGTCATGCAATATCTGAGTTCCAGCCCCTATAACTTGAGGGACAAGGGCCTCACCTCCCTTCCTACAGCCTGGGTGCGATGGTGACCCAGTCTCTGCAGTGGGGGCTCCCACACCCCTCTCTCTACAGGGGAGTCTGTCTGTGTCCCACCCCATGTCTGTGTCCTCACTCACATGAGGGTCTCAGCCCCCTCAGCTATAATGGGGCACATCTATAAGCCCACCCTACAGCCAAGGGGGCCAGAGCTCCCTCCCCTATAGTCAGGGCACCCCTATACCCCAGTCCCTATAACCAGAGGGTCAGAGCCCTCGCCTCTATTGCTGAAGCACACCTATGTCCCCCGCTCTCCCCTGTGCCCCAGTCCCTGTGGCCGGGGGAGGGAGGTGTCACAGCCCTCTCCGCTATTCCCGAGCACACCTCCACTCCTGTTCTCACAGCCGGGGGGTCACTGCCCCCTCCCCTATTGCTGCAGCACGCCCACaccccagccccctccctgcaCCCCCGCCCCTGTACCCGGGGGTGTCGCGgccccctgccccatccccgcCCCACGCCTACAGCCCCGGCCCCGTCCCAGGCCTCGCGTCCCCCCCGTCCCGTCCCCCCCGTCCCGGGCCCTCCCCGGGGGAGGCGCTCGGGGCCCGCGCCCGCCATGTTTCCCGGCAGCGCTCCCTGCCCGCCGCCCGCCTGAGCCtcccggggccggcccggcccggcccggggccgccCGCCCTCCTCCGCCGCCGGTGAGTGGGGCCCGGCGAGCggggccctgcccggggctcccGCTCCGCGCAGGCCGCGGGGCCTCGGCCTCGATTAGCGccgcgggccgggagcggggcgcggggcccggccgcggggggcgggggcggcgggccggggccggccaCGGGAgggggcgggcgggggtcgCTCCCCGGCCGGAGCGGGGGGTCCCGGCCGCCCCGGGCCGCCCGGGCACGGCGGGGGCCGCGGCTCGGCCCGTCCGGCCGGCTGGGCCGTGCGGCGCTCGGGGAGGGCTGAGCCCGCGGCCCCTTGGCTCTGCAGGGACGCTCGCTCGATCGGCAGCAGCTCCCGAAGGTTTGTCCGTGTGGCAGCGGGGGACCCCCGAGGGATCCACCGCTAccggggctgccctggctgcgAGTGCCCGAGGAGAGGCCGGTTGGGGCCGGGAGGATCCCGGTGTGGCGATGGGAGCGCTGGTCTGAGCTCTTCGAGGGACCCCCGGGTGCGGAGCCGAAACCCGCATCCCCCAGCTGAGGACGAGGAGGGATAAACCAGAGGTGATCCGGTTCCGTCCCACGGGAGCGCTCCTGGCAGGGTAATGATTTCGTGTTCGTCTTGTTTATTCCCTCGGTGAAGCAAGTTTTGTAGGAGCAGGAAGGGAAGcggcagagctggctgggatGTGGTGGGCACTTGGTGCATCCCACaaaggcagcactgctgggggctCCTGGTACCGACGCCGTGGCTTTGTGCCCGAGCTGGAGCGACCCGCAGCCACCATGGTCCTGCGCCATCCTCTCCCCTTGTTCTGtgtcagagctgtggctgcagccacGTTGTCCACACACATTGGAattgtgtgtggtttttgtttgtgccTCATGGTTCTCATTTGGAGCGCTGCGGTGGGTTTGGCCCTGTAAATGCTACACCGTGTGTGGCTGGAAGGGGTCAGTTCCTGGGGTTGGAGGTAACTGCATGTGATCCAGAGAGAAATTATtaagattaaatttaaaattaggtTTCACCGTGTCAGCTGTTTTCCTTGGGAAGGTGTTCTGGAATTGCATCTTACTGCTGGAAAGAAAACCTTATCATTATTTCCAGCCTAACCATGCTAACGTTCCCCTTACCCACGTATGTCAGAACAGAGCGTCAGTGGGTTCTTTTTGCATCGCTTGCGTCATCTTCCTGAGAATTAAAAAACTAAACCAGGCTcgaaatgaaaaccaaaatgtggCTGACTGGGCCTGCACTGGGTGTTTGAGGTGTGGGTGTTCACGGGGGGatcagcagtgctgtgggggCACATTTCGTACCGGTGGGGAGCGGATTGTTCAGGTCTGATGTGCTCGTGTGTCACGGGGAGTTTTGGGAGCCTCACTGTGCAGGAGGGAGAACCGGGATCCAGTTCCTCTTGGCTTTCCAGtctggctctgggcagctcctggctgccgAGCTCTGGGTGGTTTAGGGCCCCAGGACACGGATTTTAGGAGCCCCCAAGCGCTCGAGGGCCTGGGGTCGCGTCGTTGTGCACGTGCAGGAACCAGACTCTCTTGGGATCCTTTGTGCTCTTCCTGATCAGCTGCAGCACACAATGCCCAAGCGCTCTGGCCCTCACAGCTGTCCCGGCTTTATTTTTGATCCCTGGTTGTAGCTCGGTGCCTCGGAGGAGCGAGGATGGCTCAGGAGACAAACCAGACGCAGGTGCCTCTGCTGTGCACCACGGGCTGCGGCTTCTATGGCAGCCCCCGGACCAACGGCATGTGCTCCGTGTGCTATAAGGAGttcctgcagaggcagcagagcagtgacCGGATAAGCCCTCCAggtagaggattttttttttcaggaaatctGTTTTAAACCGGTGTCTGGATACACACTGTGTTCAGCAGCTGCGACAGAGCATGGCGCTGGTCCCTGGCCACCAGCAGATTTACCCCCTCCTAGAAAAATCATCTTTCCCTTTCCATGGATACTCAAGGCTCTAAATCAATGGCCCACGTCCTCGAGCACTTCTGTTCCCTGTCAGGAGGGGCACTTGTTTTCTTCCCAGTCCCACCAGTTTGTGAAGCCCCATTCCAGCCGGCACCTTCCAGTAAACTGTAAAATTTCACTTGTGCTCATGGTGATCCCAGCTTTCAGCTATTTCCTGCTCTCTGATTAGATGCTGACTGCTGGGAACCATGACGAAGCCCCacaattaaattttatttggcCTATTTGTGTAATTCTTATCTTAACAGTGTGATATCTAAAAGCCATGACTTACCATGTTTGTTTCCTGCActtgggatgggagcaggggaaggatgCTCTCTGCAACATCAGCAGGGTTTTCTTTTGCTGGGGCTTTTGCAGATGCCCCATGTACAGAGTGAGAAATGCCTCTGAGAGTTTTTCCACAGTTTACTCCTGAGGGTAATCATGGCTTCCCTTGAATCACCCACACAAAATATGCTCGGGAACATGACTTTTCCTGACAAAGGGTTTTCCTGTGATCTCAGCTTAGATCCTCAGCTGACACAAACTCACATGTGTCTGTTGAAGCCGGTTCCTTTCAGCAGATGAGGATCCGGTTCTTACACCTTGGAGAAGTTACAAAGTGTCTTTGGGTTCAAGATCAGCCCTGGTGTCCCACAGAGTCCCATGCACAAATTTGGAGAGGAGAGGGTAGGAATGGGGATATGGGAGTGATCCCAACAGGGATGTGCCCTCCCAGCTCCAGTAGGGAACAGGAGTGTAAAGCCTGCTGGAAGTGCTCGTTCTGCTTTCTCCTTGGCTGTCAAGCACCTGAGGAACTTGCTGATATTTCTCAGAGCCTTGACCAAGCCTGCTTTTGTCTTGTAGCACCCAGtggtcccagcagcagccccatggTTCCCGAGGTGATCGCAGGACAGGGCGCGGAGGGAGATTCCACACCTGAGGATGCGAAAGCCAGGTAGGGGCAGAGTCTGGAGGAGAGGGGATCTAAACCCTGCTAaaatccagccctgggacacaaGGGACAGGCTGTAAACGGGCTGGCTCAAACTCTGCATTGTGACTCTGGTTTATTTGGAAGATTGAGATGTCCCTGCTGATATCTGATGTGTAGAGTGAGATCCCAGAGGGTTGGTAGTAAATTAAGTGGCATCTCAGTTCTCCTGGAGCCACTGCACCTTGTCAGTCCCTGACTCAGTTCAACTGTTCCATTTCTGCTCAGTCCCAAgcagtgggattttgggggttttcctgtgcagggccaagagTCGGACTTGGAAGGATCACGAGGATCATCAACTCAGAATGTCCCGTGATCCTCAGTGAAAGCACCTGCTGATGACCCAGTCTGGAAGCTGTGACAGCAGGATTAGAGACCTTGGGTCAGTTTGATGGAAAGGAGGACAGAgctgcactgagctctgccaTCACATTACAGCCCTGACTCATAACTGTGTTTCCCTGGACTTGTTTGCATGGGCTCTTGCTTTGGCTTTGAGATATAATTGGGTAGAAAAGGAAACTGAGATCATCACAGATTCATTCCATTTATGTCTATAAAGTACTTTGATCCCAGATCTCAAGGGGAATTGACCTGTTGTGCTCCTGACCTACTTTTGAATATAAGGAAATAAACTTTGCGGGCTGAAGGTCTCTCCCACGTAACTGTCCATCAAATGAAGAtacttgtgttttctctttttgtttgtctgcTGCACACGCTCCCAGCGCTCAGACTCCTGTGACCCATCAGATGACAGCCATGAGCATATCCAGAGAGGAAACCAGCAATGAGACAGAGGAATTCAGCAAGACAGATGAAGCCTCATCAGCTTCTTCCTCGTCAGGTAGGGTGGCTGGTTTGTCCTTTGCACAGGTCTGAGCTCAGGAGTCCattggagcagcagggacagctgctgcccctggggTGTGTCCCCTCCCGGCAGTAAAGGCACACCTGAGAGCCGAGGAGGAAACTCTTGTTTTGGTGACAGGGAGGAGAGCAAATGCTGTGCTTGAGGGCAGGCCGATCGAGATTGCTCTGTGGGCTGAGGGCTGAGTGGCTGCCAGCCCTCGAGTGGCTGGCAGGAGGATAATCTTCCATGACGCCTCTCCCAGCGAATGGCAGCGAGCCCGGAGCGTCCCACAGCCTGACGCGGCTGCTGGCggctctcccctgccagctcccgagggggagggagggagacgGATCCATCGGAGGCTTGGGGAGAGGAGACTGGTTTGTGACAGCGCCCGAGGGTACGGGAGGCCTGTTGCTGTCACCCCGTGTGATGGGGGCACCTGTCCCTCGGGGGCTGTTGCACAGTGGAGCCCTGACGTgactgaggagcagcagagtcGTGCCCAGTGTGGCACATCCTCCAGCTGATGCCGTGAGCAGGTGATCTGCATGCAGACACCCTCCTTTGCTCAGCTGACAGCTTGCTTGCATtcaaagctaaaaaaacccaggagctGTTGGTTGCTAAAAAGGCGAGCTCTAGTCACCACACACGGCTGGGCCTTTTGGGTTTGGTAATCCCTTGCCTGCAAGCCCAGGAGACAATTTACAACAGGCAGGTGAGAGACGATTAAAAAGAGTCTTGGGAGAGCCTGCCCCTTTCATCTGCCTTTGTAGTTTTGAGGAGGCTGTTTAGGGTTGGCTCCACAAAGCTGTCTCTATTTTGTCTCCTCAGAGCAGCCTGCACCGCAGGTGCTCCAACGAGCAGTTGGAGCTCCTCCCTCCTGTTGACTTCTCTAACCTGCTAAGGTACTGGAGGAAATCCTGCTAAGCATCAGTGACCTTTAACAATCTGGCTTTGAGAGCTCAGTTTTCCCTTTGGTAGATTAGAGGCAGTGATGGATATCTGTGTAAAGCATTCTAAGACCTACATATGGGGAACACTTACATAAGAGTCAGCAAAAATAATTAGTAGTACTTACAAGgggttaacttttttttctctctgtgaagATTATCTGTGGGCTCAGCTGACAGCTGTGTTGCTGTACAGCAGCTGAGCTGTAGTGACTATCCAGTCACTGTCCAGTGCCCACTCTAGCTTTGGATTTAAGGCAtttgaaacagagagaaatCTCTGAAGTGGAGATCTCTGTGGAACGAGACTAATCTCACAGTTTGGGGTATGTCAGCTAGGGCAGTGCACACAAAAAGTCATTAGAGCCTCAAGCAGCTCCTGTAATAAAACGAATGTTTGGTTTATTGAGAAGTGCAGCAAAACTCTTGCCTCTGTTTCAGGCACCCTGCTTGAGATATCCCAGAACACAGCTGAGAGCAAGACGGCTTCGGAAAAACCGAAACCCAAGAAAAATCGCTGCTTCACCTGCCGGAAGAAGATTGGGCTGACTGGTAAGTGCCTGGCTCTGGGACACCTTCCCTGTGCCCTAAGCAGTCCAGAGTTGAGAGCCCTGTGAGCACag from Hirundo rustica isolate bHirRus1 chromosome 26, bHirRus1.pri.v3, whole genome shotgun sequence encodes the following:
- the LOC120763532 gene encoding AN1-type zinc finger protein 5-like, which translates into the protein MAQETNQTQVPLLCTTGCGFYGSPRTNGMCSVCYKEFLQRQQSSDRISPPAPSGPSSSPMVPEVIAGQGAEGDSTPEDAKASAQTPVTHQMTAMSISREETSNETEEFSKTDEASSASSSSGTLLEISQNTAESKTASEKPKPKKNRCFTCRKKIGLTGFDCRCGNLFCAIHRYSDMHACPYDYKAEAAEKIRKENPIVIAEKIQKL